Proteins encoded by one window of Akkermansia muciniphila ATCC BAA-835:
- a CDS encoding AsmA-like C-terminal region-containing protein, whose translation MRWIKGLIPTVIILLGALLLGCICYISIWGVPSFVVQRVEQALLEKGIPSHIETLKVTLWPRAVVTLKNVELLDPEAMPETRRPIVLLHEADVALNWKKLIEGQVVPERVNVKGMDVTLPVDAGNPEKVFSVTGVNAELNLGRPGMVDIVKADAVVQGIRVTAQGAFSIGQDDSGDFTLTAQDMGAVREQLNQVLNYMDRVKWPDASPPRLIVNLSDDPKGGVRVGMDLQAPVLRYGKIMVRDFLFNGDYADSVIMAKHFTMRDAETAGFVSLSLQADLKKRTLIWDVRSTAPLVSWAVAIVDEALVPKEMKFLSEPHVQISGRAVFSENWEGVEHLNALGSGSMGAFSVLGEKFQRASCDFSYENGNFYVTDLDIRHPGGSFSGKVMGVDGEIKVDVHSTLPMKAMLGMARSIAPEDAKLPPALEIRGDPELKVYGSVDMGKGWKGPFQVDRLQIEASVADVFYQGVEFVSAAARAELIGRSINVTQLELVRDDGRVKLEGSYLGTDLVFTLESNLKPELLETLAGNWFSVPENLQLPEKAVLWVHGRLDIPEGKPVEPTLVRARIHAENLAWNKVPVKTADVEAEYRPNQLFVQNCRMEMEKGVFELFANGFLDGQMFVMGQSTVPLQTIDQLLSMEDDDFFMNRFVFRKDSGLEFSFQGTLGLYNLEKAYDLQATVSATNTRYRGVDLKSARADAHLVTDQLVLTNVTTVVSNGNYLSSVGLSGGPSECTLKAKSIDFRFVQDTVEVLGLEGQAYPGYTLRMFSDSAARVLKEFVFTRPVTLSGGGMFPMGDDMKLMKGRIRFDASAGRVRYPLLGTTLDLGRTKGEVLISPQWVVVDKMMGTIWDGTFTGRILAQIDDGDALNGSFVLQDMNLTSIGKSYDKKMEKATVHGAIEFSSKGGNMNSIQAKGEAALVHGDLVEIPLFGFLGEALSNYIPGLGHLINYKISRADCDFSIEKGYVRTSNFAAQGSNMSLEGGGWIRLSDLQVNSDFKLGLRGLPGFITSPVFLLAGGLFQVRGTGPLSNVSWNFAPFSGGKAPVPPAAAPARKR comes from the coding sequence ATGAGATGGATCAAGGGACTGATTCCCACAGTGATTATTTTGCTGGGGGCGTTGTTGCTGGGCTGCATATGCTACATCTCCATCTGGGGGGTGCCTTCCTTCGTTGTGCAGCGGGTGGAGCAGGCTCTTCTGGAAAAGGGCATTCCCTCCCATATAGAGACGCTGAAAGTTACTTTGTGGCCCCGTGCCGTCGTGACACTGAAAAATGTGGAATTGCTGGATCCGGAGGCCATGCCGGAAACTCGCCGGCCCATAGTTCTGCTGCATGAGGCGGATGTGGCGCTGAATTGGAAAAAACTGATAGAAGGACAAGTAGTGCCGGAGCGGGTGAATGTGAAGGGGATGGACGTCACTCTGCCCGTAGATGCGGGGAATCCGGAAAAAGTTTTTTCCGTAACGGGGGTGAACGCGGAATTGAATCTGGGGCGGCCCGGCATGGTGGACATCGTCAAGGCAGATGCCGTTGTGCAGGGCATCCGGGTGACGGCCCAGGGGGCATTTTCCATTGGTCAGGATGATTCCGGAGATTTTACGCTGACGGCTCAGGATATGGGCGCCGTCAGAGAGCAGTTGAATCAGGTCCTGAATTACATGGACCGGGTGAAGTGGCCTGATGCATCTCCTCCCCGCCTGATTGTCAATTTAAGCGACGATCCGAAAGGCGGCGTGCGTGTAGGCATGGATTTGCAGGCGCCTGTTCTCAGGTACGGAAAAATCATGGTCAGGGATTTCCTGTTCAACGGGGATTACGCGGATTCCGTTATCATGGCCAAACACTTTACCATGCGGGATGCGGAAACGGCCGGTTTCGTCAGCCTTTCCCTCCAGGCCGATTTGAAAAAGCGCACGCTGATCTGGGATGTCCGCAGTACGGCTCCTCTGGTCTCCTGGGCGGTGGCTATTGTTGATGAAGCTCTGGTGCCGAAGGAAATGAAGTTTCTGAGCGAGCCGCATGTACAGATATCCGGTCGTGCGGTTTTTTCGGAAAATTGGGAAGGCGTGGAACATCTGAATGCTTTAGGTTCCGGATCCATGGGAGCATTTTCCGTGCTTGGGGAAAAATTCCAGAGGGCCTCCTGCGATTTCAGTTACGAAAACGGTAATTTTTATGTAACTGATTTGGATATAAGGCATCCCGGAGGCAGTTTTTCCGGCAAGGTAATGGGAGTGGACGGAGAGATTAAGGTAGACGTTCACAGCACGCTGCCTATGAAGGCGATGCTGGGGATGGCCCGTTCCATTGCCCCGGAGGATGCGAAGCTGCCGCCAGCGCTGGAAATCAGGGGAGACCCGGAATTGAAGGTGTACGGTTCCGTGGATATGGGAAAGGGGTGGAAAGGGCCGTTCCAGGTGGACCGCCTCCAGATTGAGGCTTCCGTGGCGGATGTCTTTTACCAGGGAGTGGAATTCGTTTCCGCTGCGGCCAGGGCGGAATTGATTGGCCGTTCCATTAACGTCACCCAATTGGAATTGGTGCGGGATGACGGCCGGGTGAAGCTGGAAGGAAGCTATTTGGGCACCGACCTTGTTTTTACGCTGGAATCTAATCTGAAGCCTGAACTGCTGGAGACTCTGGCTGGAAATTGGTTTTCTGTCCCTGAAAATTTGCAGCTTCCGGAAAAAGCGGTTTTATGGGTGCACGGCAGGCTGGATATTCCGGAGGGCAAGCCTGTGGAGCCGACTCTGGTCCGAGCACGCATCCATGCGGAGAATCTTGCCTGGAACAAGGTTCCTGTCAAAACGGCGGATGTGGAAGCGGAATACCGTCCCAACCAGCTTTTTGTGCAAAATTGCCGGATGGAAATGGAAAAGGGCGTCTTTGAATTGTTCGCCAACGGTTTTCTGGACGGTCAGATGTTTGTGATGGGGCAGTCCACGGTTCCGCTGCAAACGATAGACCAATTGTTGAGCATGGAGGATGACGACTTTTTCATGAACCGCTTTGTCTTCCGCAAGGATTCCGGCCTGGAGTTTTCCTTCCAGGGAACGTTGGGTCTGTATAATCTGGAAAAGGCTTACGACTTGCAGGCTACTGTTTCCGCAACCAACACGCGCTACAGGGGGGTGGACTTGAAGTCCGCCCGGGCGGATGCCCATCTGGTGACGGACCAGCTGGTGCTGACCAATGTGACGACTGTGGTTTCCAACGGAAATTACCTGTCTTCCGTCGGATTGTCCGGAGGCCCTTCGGAATGCACGCTCAAGGCCAAGAGCATAGATTTCCGTTTTGTGCAGGATACGGTGGAAGTGCTTGGTCTGGAGGGGCAGGCCTATCCCGGCTATACCCTGCGGATGTTTTCCGATAGTGCCGCCAGGGTTTTGAAGGAGTTTGTCTTTACCCGGCCCGTAACGCTTTCCGGCGGCGGCATGTTTCCGATGGGGGATGACATGAAGCTGATGAAGGGGCGCATCCGCTTTGACGCTTCCGCCGGGCGCGTGCGCTATCCCCTGCTGGGAACCACGCTGGACCTCGGAAGGACAAAGGGGGAAGTGTTGATTTCTCCGCAATGGGTGGTTGTGGACAAGATGATGGGAACCATCTGGGACGGAACCTTCACGGGCCGCATTCTGGCGCAGATTGATGATGGGGATGCCCTGAACGGTTCTTTTGTCCTCCAGGACATGAATTTGACGTCTATCGGGAAATCCTATGACAAAAAAATGGAGAAAGCCACTGTGCACGGAGCCATTGAGTTTTCATCCAAGGGAGGCAATATGAATTCTATTCAGGCGAAGGGGGAGGCTGCCCTGGTGCATGGCGACCTGGTGGAAATTCCCCTGTTCGGATTTTTGGGGGAAGCCCTCTCTAATTACATTCCAGGACTGGGGCATCTGATTAATTACAAGATATCCAGGGCCGATTGCGATTTTTCCATTGAGAAGGGTTATGTGCGCACCAGTAATTTCGCGGCCCAGGGAAGCAACATGTCTCTGGAGGGGGGAGGCTGGATACGCCTTTCCGATTTGCAGGTCAATTCAGATTTCAAGCTGGGGCTTCGCGGTTTGCCGGGGTTTATTACTTCCCCGGTTTTCCTGTTGGCCGGAGGGCTGTTTCAAGTGCGGGGAACGGGGCCTTTGAGCAATGTTTCCTGGAATTTCGCTCCGTTTTCCGGAGGGAAAGCCCCCGTTCCTCCCGCCGCGGCGCCTGCCCGGAAAAGGTAG
- a CDS encoding class II aldolase/adducin family protein, whose translation MSEDWSISPPLPDKVFPWEKYNPVTREEVNEFFHSPEILVIKERMCDIGRRLWNREYVDGNGGNISVRVAQNLLLCSPTLCSKGFMAVEDICMVDMDARQKAGIRPSTSEVKTHIAMMKSVGVNACIHAHPPHCNAFLFAGQVPPSGINPEADIFLGHIPLAPYGTPGSLETARAVAEAARQSTVVFMENHGVITGARDVEEAEWFMENADAYCRMVLMAGLHKAPLNQVGPEGVADFLAIRKSIGYAVPDNQPLYNTETYAGYKLGKSGK comes from the coding sequence ATGTCAGAAGACTGGTCAATCTCCCCTCCCCTGCCGGACAAAGTGTTCCCATGGGAAAAATACAACCCCGTCACGCGGGAGGAAGTGAATGAATTCTTCCATTCCCCGGAAATTCTGGTCATCAAGGAACGCATGTGCGACATAGGGCGCCGCCTGTGGAACCGGGAATATGTGGACGGCAACGGGGGCAACATCTCCGTGCGCGTGGCTCAGAACCTGCTGCTCTGCTCCCCCACCCTGTGTTCCAAAGGCTTCATGGCTGTGGAAGACATCTGCATGGTGGACATGGACGCGCGCCAGAAAGCGGGCATCCGCCCCTCCACCAGCGAGGTGAAAACGCACATTGCCATGATGAAATCCGTGGGCGTCAATGCCTGCATCCATGCCCATCCCCCGCACTGCAATGCTTTCCTGTTTGCCGGGCAGGTTCCCCCCTCCGGCATCAATCCGGAAGCGGATATCTTCCTGGGACACATCCCGCTGGCCCCTTACGGAACGCCCGGCTCTCTGGAAACGGCCCGGGCCGTGGCGGAAGCAGCCAGACAATCCACCGTCGTTTTCATGGAAAACCACGGAGTCATTACCGGAGCACGTGACGTGGAAGAAGCGGAATGGTTCATGGAAAATGCGGATGCCTACTGCCGCATGGTGCTGATGGCCGGCCTGCACAAAGCACCTCTGAACCAGGTGGGGCCGGAAGGCGTGGCGGACTTCCTCGCCATTCGCAAATCCATCGGTTACGCCGTGCCGGACAACCAGCCCCTGTACAACACGGAAACCTACGCCGGGTACAAACTGGGAAAATCCGGTAAATAA
- the fucK gene encoding L-fuculokinase: MYSLCLDCGATNVRAMVVDKQGVIVGKASQPNATLPGEENPEFHVWDADRIFRQLSECAVKALEGLNAEQVTAVTITTFGVDGALVDDAGNLLYPVISWKCPRTAEVMKNIGKYISQEELNRISGVGAFAFNTIYKLVWLRENHPELLEKAHAWLFISNLLAYKLTGIMATDRTMAGTSQLTDLETGDFSEFILNRLGLSRGLFPPIVDAGETIGLLTPEAADAMNLPALAGIPVISAGHDTQFAIFGSGADKNQPVLSSGTWEILMARSAQARLAREDYEDGATAEFDAESGLLNPGLQWLGSGIIEWVKAACFHGESYDTMDAEAAAVPPGCDGVTMVPDFLASGDRKGSINGLVLGRTRGHIYRAAMEALTWRLKSRLRRLESVGGFKSEFLILVGGGARNRVWTQMRADILRIPVKVSEVSESTVLGASMFAFAGAGVYSTPEQARAAFGIAYRTYMPGSQEAAYEKFNQ, translated from the coding sequence ATGTACTCCCTCTGCTTGGACTGCGGCGCGACTAATGTGCGCGCCATGGTTGTGGATAAACAAGGCGTCATTGTGGGGAAGGCCTCACAGCCGAACGCCACGCTGCCCGGTGAGGAAAATCCGGAATTTCACGTCTGGGATGCCGACCGGATTTTCAGACAGCTCTCCGAATGTGCCGTGAAAGCCCTGGAAGGACTAAATGCGGAACAGGTGACGGCCGTCACGATTACCACCTTTGGCGTGGACGGCGCGCTGGTGGATGACGCCGGCAACCTGCTCTATCCTGTCATATCCTGGAAATGCCCCCGCACGGCGGAGGTCATGAAAAACATCGGCAAATATATCTCCCAGGAGGAACTTAACCGTATCTCCGGCGTGGGGGCCTTTGCTTTCAACACCATTTACAAACTCGTCTGGCTCAGGGAAAACCACCCGGAACTTCTGGAAAAAGCCCATGCGTGGCTCTTCATCTCCAACCTGCTGGCCTACAAGCTCACCGGCATCATGGCGACAGACCGGACCATGGCAGGGACCTCCCAGCTCACGGATCTGGAAACGGGAGATTTTTCCGAATTCATTTTGAACCGCCTCGGTTTGAGCCGCGGCCTCTTCCCCCCCATCGTGGATGCAGGGGAAACCATTGGCCTCCTTACGCCGGAAGCGGCAGACGCGATGAATCTCCCGGCCCTGGCGGGCATTCCCGTTATCTCCGCCGGGCACGACACCCAGTTCGCCATTTTCGGTTCCGGAGCAGACAAGAACCAGCCCGTCCTTTCCTCCGGAACATGGGAAATCCTGATGGCGCGCTCCGCACAGGCTAGGCTGGCCCGGGAAGATTATGAAGACGGCGCCACGGCGGAATTCGACGCGGAATCCGGCCTTCTTAACCCCGGGCTCCAATGGCTGGGCTCCGGCATTATCGAATGGGTGAAAGCAGCCTGCTTTCACGGGGAATCCTATGATACCATGGATGCGGAAGCGGCCGCCGTCCCACCCGGCTGCGACGGCGTGACAATGGTTCCGGACTTCCTGGCTTCCGGAGACCGGAAAGGCTCCATCAACGGACTGGTGCTGGGAAGAACACGCGGCCATATCTACCGCGCCGCCATGGAGGCTCTCACCTGGCGGCTGAAATCCCGCCTGCGCCGTTTGGAATCCGTGGGCGGCTTCAAAAGCGAATTCCTCATCCTGGTGGGCGGAGGCGCCAGAAACAGAGTTTGGACCCAGATGAGGGCGGACATTCTCCGGATTCCCGTCAAAGTCTCTGAAGTGTCAGAAAGTACGGTATTGGGAGCATCCATGTTTGCCTTTGCGGGCGCCGGGGTGTACTCTACGCCGGAGCAGGCCCGGGCCGCCTTCGGCATCGCCTACCGGACATATATGCCGGGTTCCCAGGAAGCCGCCTACGAAAAGTTCAACCAATAA
- a CDS encoding four helix bundle protein, with translation MKKQDVERELLSQLLRSGAGIAANLSEAVYESRRRDFFSKPRIVLKEYSGTHARPKLLRATGSLTETESSSVNQDSTEIPKMLISINKPTQQAQPDSY, from the coding sequence TTGAAAAAGCAGGACGTCGAGCGGGAATTGCTCAGCCAGCTCCTACGTTCCGGTGCGGGCATTGCCGCCAATTTATCCGAAGCTGTTTACGAGAGCCGCAGAAGGGACTTCTTTTCCAAACCCCGCATTGTCCTGAAGGAATATTCCGGGACGCATGCACGGCCTAAACTGCTGCGCGCCACGGGAAGCCTGACGGAAACGGAATCTTCCTCTGTCAACCAGGACAGCACAGAAATCCCTAAAATGCTCATTTCTATTAACAAACCAACTCAACAAGCTCAGCCGGATTCCTATTAA
- a CDS encoding L-fucose isomerase gives MKTALPTIGIRPTIDGRRLGVRESLEDQTMNMAKAAAALIEANIRHASGEPVKCVIADTCIGGPAEAAACADKFKANNVGVSLAVTPCWCYGSETFDMDPFTPKAIWGFNGTERPGAVYLAAALAGLNQKGFPAFSIYGKDVQDATDTSIPEDVAEKILRFCRAGLAVATLRGKGYLSIGGCSMGIAGSIVDQSFWENYLGIRVQAVDMTEVRRRMDQKIYDEAEFDLAMQWADSVFKFAEDKNRPDLKLDEAGRRKTFRESVLMAMIFRDMMQGNPKLKKIDREEESLGYQAIAGGFQGQRHWTDFYPNGDIAETLLNSTFDWNGPRAPLPFATENDSLNGACLLFGYLLTGQANVFADVRTYWSPEAVKRVTGYTLEGHAKDGIIHLINSGSAALDGCMACTGKDGQPVMKKHWDVTPDDAKTMMEQAVWCPANREYFRGGGYSVHYVTRGGAPVTMMRLNIVKGLGPVLIVAEGWSVDLPAEVHKTLDERTDPGWPTTWFAPRLTGKGAFTDVYSVMANMGANHGAFTYGHIGADILTLASMLRIPVYAHNIPDDQIYRPSAWGLHGTADPEGADFRACANYGPLYGKY, from the coding sequence ATGAAAACAGCATTACCAACCATCGGTATCCGCCCCACGATTGACGGTCGCCGCCTCGGCGTCCGGGAATCCCTGGAAGATCAAACCATGAACATGGCCAAGGCGGCCGCCGCCCTTATTGAGGCCAACATCCGCCACGCCTCCGGAGAACCCGTCAAGTGCGTGATCGCGGACACCTGCATCGGCGGCCCGGCGGAAGCCGCCGCCTGCGCGGACAAATTCAAGGCCAACAACGTCGGCGTCTCCCTGGCCGTTACGCCCTGCTGGTGCTACGGCAGTGAAACATTTGACATGGATCCGTTCACTCCCAAGGCCATCTGGGGCTTCAACGGCACGGAACGCCCCGGCGCCGTGTATCTGGCCGCTGCGCTGGCCGGCCTGAACCAGAAAGGATTCCCGGCTTTCTCCATCTACGGAAAAGACGTGCAGGACGCCACGGATACTTCCATCCCGGAAGACGTAGCTGAAAAAATCCTGCGCTTCTGCCGCGCCGGTCTCGCCGTAGCCACCCTCCGCGGAAAAGGCTATCTTTCCATCGGCGGCTGCTCCATGGGCATTGCCGGTTCCATTGTGGACCAGTCTTTCTGGGAAAATTACCTGGGCATCCGCGTACAGGCCGTGGACATGACGGAAGTGCGCCGCCGCATGGACCAGAAAATTTATGACGAAGCGGAATTCGACCTCGCCATGCAATGGGCGGATTCCGTCTTTAAATTCGCCGAGGACAAAAACCGTCCGGACCTGAAGCTGGATGAAGCCGGACGCCGCAAAACCTTCAGGGAAAGCGTGCTGATGGCCATGATCTTCCGCGACATGATGCAGGGCAATCCCAAGCTCAAGAAAATCGACCGCGAAGAAGAATCCCTGGGTTACCAGGCCATTGCCGGCGGCTTCCAGGGCCAGCGCCACTGGACGGACTTCTACCCGAACGGAGACATCGCGGAAACCCTGCTTAACTCCACCTTTGACTGGAACGGCCCGCGCGCCCCGCTTCCCTTCGCTACGGAAAATGACTCTCTCAACGGCGCCTGCCTCCTCTTCGGCTATCTGCTGACCGGACAGGCCAATGTCTTCGCGGACGTTCGCACCTACTGGAGTCCGGAAGCCGTAAAGCGCGTCACGGGTTATACGCTGGAAGGCCATGCCAAGGACGGCATCATCCACCTCATCAATTCCGGCTCCGCCGCCCTGGACGGCTGCATGGCCTGCACGGGCAAGGACGGACAGCCCGTCATGAAAAAACACTGGGACGTCACCCCGGACGATGCGAAAACCATGATGGAACAAGCCGTCTGGTGCCCGGCCAACCGGGAATACTTCCGCGGCGGCGGCTACTCCGTCCACTACGTCACCAGGGGCGGCGCTCCCGTCACCATGATGCGCCTGAACATCGTCAAGGGACTCGGCCCCGTCCTCATCGTGGCGGAAGGCTGGTCTGTTGATCTGCCTGCCGAGGTGCACAAGACCCTGGACGAACGCACTGACCCGGGCTGGCCGACCACCTGGTTCGCCCCGCGCCTGACCGGCAAGGGAGCCTTTACGGACGTGTACAGCGTCATGGCCAACATGGGAGCCAACCACGGAGCCTTTACTTACGGCCACATCGGCGCAGACATCCTGACGCTGGCCTCCATGCTGCGCATTCCCGTATACGCCCATAACATTCCGGATGACCAAATCTACCGCCCCTCTGCCTGGGGTCTCCACGGCACGGCGGATCCGGAAGGAGCTGATTTCCGGGCCTGCGCCAACTACGGGCCATTATACGGAAAATACTGA